AATACAAAACTGAGTTTCTTATACCTTTGCGTTCTGCATCATTCGAAGCTGAGGAAACACAGAGACTGACTCCAAGTACACACAGAATGCCCAAAGAAACCCATTAAGGCTTAAATGGTAGCTAAAAGGATGGATTAATAAAGCAAGGATAGCACAAGGTACCACCTGTCATAGAGTTTCAAGACaagtaaaataagattttaCAAGTCACAACAATCAATGCTCTTCTAGAGAATggatatgaataaattaaacattCTATCTAGATCTCCAGTCAtatatgaaactaaaattttcacaCAACTGGCACACAATATGAATTACAACAGCTAATTAGTCAATTACCATATAATATATGGCAGTGGAAATTGGATCctgattaaataaattgttcATCTAGTATTATTTATAGATGGCATTGAACAGGGTACTTACTATATAGTATAAGGGGAAGTTGTCTAAGTCCTTGATGTACGTTGATTTCAACTTGAAGCGGATCATATATATAACCCATGCTGTGGGTACAAGAGTTGCAAAATCTAGCACTGTATGAATGTCACCTTCCATAAGGAAGCTACAAACCAACCTTACAGCTAGGAACAGGGCTGTGAGTTCTTGAGACCTTAGTGAGAGACCTGAAAATCATAATTGCAAGGGAACTTTTACATATCAGAACATGGTTTAAAAAATCTTTGGCAGCCTACACGACTGAATGGAAAACTTTCTCATGAGATGATTAAATGATCAACGAACTACTCGCAACAAGATCATCATTTAAGCTTGTGTCGCTATTAATAACTGATATTATCACGAAAATCAgtcaatatttaatttcaaaagtgAAAATGTTGCCATGGTGGATATTAAATCTATGAATCTGAGGTCCACAACAGCACAGGCTTGATTCCAAATGCAGCAATAGACAAACTGAAATGTACAAGAATCATGGATTATAACAGAGTGTAAATTTAGATTTAGGTCGCCAATCTACTGCAAAATAACTTCAATTccttaaaaacaacaaaatcccgTTTAAACTTAGAAGAGGCAATAAAAATCATCCTTTTAATATTGTGCATTCGATTCTttgaattgtaatttatttcaaatgaactccaaagacaatatataatttccaaaaagaaaaatttcttgaattgaattaataatcTTCACGCACAAAAATATTGTCAAGTTACCCATCGGAAAATCACCACAAACTCTcacattcaaaatcatttaaaaaaacaataaaattaatcaccaaaaacaAGATAATTAACGAAACGAGAGATGATCGATGGGAATATTATACCAGAACAGGTCTTCGTGGTTTTGAGCTTGTAGATCAAGACAATGATACCAACAGCATGGATAGCCTCCGATGCAATGAAGAAATAATCATGATTTTTAACCCAAAGCTTCATAGCCATCAAAGAACACACCACAAAAGTCACTGCAAGAAAACTCTTCACCTTCATAGGCTGTCGTTTCAACCATTGCAGCACCACATTCACACCAGATCCTCCTCTCTTCGCCCCCATAATCAcggctttcttcttcttcttgtttttcagGATAGATAACAAATTAACGcagttatttttatctaaatatctaGGGCTTTGTGTGCGTTTGGGTTTGTTTTGCTAAAGATGGCGGAGAGAGGGGAGGGAATTAAGACGACACGACGACCACATGCAGTCGGTGAAGTGGCCTTGAATTGTTTCCATATTGACAGCTAATAATAGATTGACACGTACGTTTTGTAGTTAAGCCAGTGTCTTGCCTTTTTGGTAACTTTGATTTGcgcctttatttttttgttaaatttgacaTTCTGTTGACTTGTCATTTGGAATTGTTTGACTTTAGGTGAGAATTTTTAAGGTGTACATCGGATGTACAGTGTAGTTTGCATCTAGACCGTTCGATTGGTTATAATCTAATCAGAATGGTCAAATCATGAAGTTAATTGCAGTACTTTTGCTAGGTTATACTTCACAcgagtttattataatttaaggCTAATAATAGCTCAAATTGAGGTGacaatttgtaatataataaaatataaaaaattacattaaaattaatttttttaatacaaaatttatttttaattaatttgatataattaaaaatttaatttgataatattaaagtTTATGTAAAAGTAACTCAATATAATTcgaatcgatttaaatattttaaaaaaatattactttaataaaatttattatgataaataataaaaatattgaaagactGTATCAACAATAGTtgatttacaaataatattttataaaattataatcacttatattatattatattatatttatattgacacaatataaattcgaattaatgATAGGAGTTGTAAGTTGTAATCTAGACATGGGATGCGCCATACTTATTCTAGCACAGTTTTTATCATATACGAATGGTTGtactatattttaatataagcaTTCATTATGACTTAAACTATGCAATAACAACAGTTTTctagaaactaaaatttcatttatttcacCAATACCAAGCATAAACGTTCACGTCATGCCCGAAGGACTCAAATGGTACATCAATCTCATATCTCAGTTACAGTTTTTCAACTAAATCTCTTTTACAAAAAGCTCATTCATCTTAACACAATAATAGATAATCAGATCCACGCCTAATCATCCTATACCAAGATTTTTCACACGTCTCATGCATACATCTATGAAGTTAAATCTAGATATTCTATAACAACATTCAATTTATGTAGAGCTTTAAAATCACCTACATAGTTCAATGACAAGCACTTTTTCAACCTTGACTTTCCTCTCCTATCTGTTCTTTGGTCAAGGGAAGGCTATGAAGatatgaaaattatcaatttcagGGTAAATATTGTGTACAGAGATAACATCAATTTGTGGGATCatggttattttataaaatttcaattagataACATCTAATATgagttttcattttattaaaacgataatttattatttaatttatttataacgtGATGTTATTTGAATTGTTTATTTGACATAAATTGAACGAGTATTCCGCACTTTGGAATGATTGTTCAAGttcttattttattactttaactTAATTTCTCATGATCCGCACTGACATCAATTCATAAGTAATGAAAATGGCTTACTTAGTTAACTTTGCAGGCAGATATTTCTCTTTACTAACGTAGATTGGGTGGGTTCACTTGAATATAGCTTTTCCACCTCAGGTTTTCGTGTAAAATTATGGGGTAATTTAGTAATTTGACAAAGCAAAAAGCAGCTAGTGGCTGCTCTTGGTAATGTTGAGGCTGAGTTTAAGGCAATTGCGGAAGAAATTTGTTAGTTGATCtacttagaaaattttattgaagACTTACAACTATCCATTCTGTAGTGATGTTAAATCTGCTATTAATATAGTGTACAACTTTGTTTAACATGATTCAATGCAGGCCATGCAACATGTAACAACAgacaaaaactttatcaagagagaaattgaaaatgattgaCATTTATTTACGAGTTTGGGTctgatttgtttcaaatttagaaagtattgaataagtataatatattagaaaaaaaaaattccaataatgcatttattttatagaTTGTATTTCCTTAAATTggtatgacaattttttttattcttttgacgAATAAACAGAAAGtcagaaaaaaattgtaactaaGAAATCACtgagtaaatatatattttttaaatgaataagcATATGACAGATGTGACATTTATGACCGTTCCTTATCTCCACTGGAACCACCGTTGAGTTGATGGAGCACAGGCCTTCAAAATTTAAGTAAGAGACGTCATCAAGTATGACTGCCAATccgaaacaaaaagaaaaggtcTGAGAAGGCTGCCACTTTtagttcttttttgtttttcaacaaaaaCGGGTCCAGGGAAATTTACATCTCcataataatcataattaatctCCCAAGTCCCAAGTGGGGAATTACGTATAATTTCCAGTTTCGGCTGCCGGCAGCCAACTTGTTGAAATCAATTTCCTTCTACCTAATCTTCAATCTGTCCCCATTGCAAACATTACGACTTCCCTCGCTTTATAAGCGATTCAAAGGTAAACAGAGAAAGCAACATAAAGATCGCAATTCAAAGGTAAACAGAAAAAGCAAATAAAGATTGAGCAATAAGCCCATGATCGGTTCAGCTGTAAGACAACCATGCTTCCAAAGCTGCATCACATTAACCTTCTCAACCACAAACTCCATGCTTCAACCTTGTTCTAACGTTGCTTTCAATTCCCATCTCCATCTTCAAAAACTAAGTTTTCCCCGAAAAACTCAATCTGGGTCTTTTCAAAATAGACCCGGGGCCTCTATCATTAACAATTTGTACGTTGGCACAGAGAATTTGTACGAATTGTTGGGCATTTCAGAGACTGGAACACTCGCAGAGATCAAGCAATCTTACAAGCAACTTGCACTAAAATACCATCCAGATGTGTCGCCGCCAGAAAGAATAGAAGAACACACAAAGAGGTTTATTCAGGTAAAAGAAGCTTATGAGACTCTGTCCGACCCTGTAAGCAGAGCTTTGTACGACAAACAACTGGCTTTCTCTTCGAGGAAACGATTACATTGCAAAGAGGTAGCTTGCTCAATTTCCAACTActcaacattttttatttacattacaaactatattttattgataatggaTTTTCAGGAATTGGATGAGAAAAGAGAGTGGAGGAAGCAATGGGAGTCTCAACTAACACGGCTAAATAGAAGGAGCAGGAGCAGGGATTCAAGGGCCAACATGTCACGGGGAGCTAGAATCCGCAGAAGATCAAATCAAAGCTAGAGATTATCATCATGgtttccaaattatatatatatatgttgcatAATTGGCAATTTGACAACATTTTTATTTACGACACATCCTATCTCATACTTGAAAGATTGATCGTCCCGGAATGTTGTCGGTTTCTGCTATTTCTTCTTAGCCTGCTTCTTCGCTGCAATGCATAACTCGTAAGTAGAAACAATCTAAATTAGAACCTTAAACTACgattgaaaaaaggaaaaagtgtGCAACTAACCCAATTTTCTCTTGGCTTCAGATGCTGCAAAAAACTCTCTCCATTCATCAGTTAGAACAAAGATGGGCTCCTCagcttcttcctcttcctcttctgcTAAACCTGTGTTCTCTTCATCTTGCAACGTCCACGTCCTACTCATCACACAGGACCAGGAAAACTCAGAAAAACCACATAACTGCATTTCAACTTATGCAAGTTAATAAACCAATTGTAGatgtacaatttaaaaaaagaaaggaatttTGG
This sequence is a window from Mangifera indica cultivar Alphonso chromosome 5, CATAS_Mindica_2.1, whole genome shotgun sequence. Protein-coding genes within it:
- the LOC123215916 gene encoding ER lumen protein-retaining receptor erd-2.2-like isoform X1 translates to MGAKRGGSGVNVVLQWLKRQPMKVKSFLAVTFVVCSLMAMKLWVKNHDYFFIASEAIHAVGIIVLIYKLKTTKTCSGLSLRSQELTALFLAVRLVCSFLMEGDIHTVLDFATLVPTAWVIYMIRFKLKSTYIKDLDNFPLYYIVVPCAILALLIHPFSYHLSLNGFLWAFCVYLESVSVFPQLRMMQNAKMIEPFTSRYVFALGVARFLSCAHWILQVIERRGHYLFLIGQGYLWFPMAFVAEMVQTFILADFCYYYIKSLKVGELIMRMPV
- the LOC123215916 gene encoding ER lumen protein-retaining receptor erd-2.2-like isoform X2 codes for the protein MGAKRGGSGVNVVLQWLKRQPMKVKSFLAVTFVVCSLMAMKLWVKNHDYFFIASEAIHAVGIIVLIYKLKTTKTCSGLSLRSQELTALFLAVRLVCSFLMEGDIHTVLDFATLVPTAWVIYMIRFKLKSTYIKDLDNFPLYYIVVPCAILALLIHPFSYHLSLNGFLWAFCVYLESVSVFPQLRMMQNAKMIEPFTSRYVFALGVARFLSCAHWILQVIERRGHYLFLIGQGYLWFPMAFVAEMVQTFILADFCYYYIKSFSGFMP